A genomic region of Ignavibacteria bacterium contains the following coding sequences:
- a CDS encoding NADH-quinone oxidoreductase subunit C: protein MKEKIESKLREKFPQAILEVNDFRGDLTFLVDKNSIVEICKFLKEDDELAFDLLVDLCGVDRAKRKDRFEVVYHITSLKNKYRIRLKVRVDEKDCVVDSVTSVYPTANWHERETYDMFGITFRNHPDLRRMYMPEEFEYHPLRKDFPLLGIPGSLSLPKK, encoded by the coding sequence ATGAAAGAAAAAATTGAATCAAAACTTCGCGAAAAATTCCCACAAGCCATTTTAGAAGTTAATGACTTTAGAGGCGACTTAACCTTTTTAGTCGATAAAAATTCGATCGTCGAGATCTGCAAATTTCTCAAAGAAGATGATGAGCTTGCTTTTGATTTGCTTGTTGACTTGTGCGGCGTAGATCGTGCAAAACGAAAAGATAGGTTTGAAGTCGTATATCACATCACAAGTTTGAAAAACAAATATAGAATTCGACTGAAAGTCAGGGTTGATGAAAAAGACTGTGTTGTTGATTCTGTAACTTCAGTTTATCCAACAGCGAACTGGCATGAGCGAGAAACTTACGATATGTTTGGCATTACATTTAGAAATCATCCTGATTTAAGACGAATGTATATGCCTGAAGAATTTGAATATCATCCACTTCGAAAAGATTTTCCACTGTTAGGAATTCCAGGATCATTATCACTACCAAAGAAATAG
- the glgP gene encoding alpha-glucan family phosphorylase, with the protein MPKVIGSYQVTPIIPEKISGLKELAYNLFWTWNPDIFDLFRRIDEDLWESTQHNPVLMLGLISQQRLNELAEDSGFLSHYARSINKLNEYLLEETWFQKKYGKNNKHIYAYFSMEYGLTDCLKFYSGGLGVLSGDTLKSSSDLGLPLVGVGLAYKEGYFQQYLNSEGWQLETYPINDFYNLPMTLIREENGEPLKISIDFPNRELKVQIWKIQVGRVPLYLLDANVPENPDDYRSITNGLYRGTIETRIQQEIILGVGGIRALRAMGYCPEICHMNEGHSAFLSIEKIRILMRENHLTFEEAKQIGYMTNVFTTHTPVPAGFDIFSGELMEKYFKHIREELHLSYEDFMRLGNLDDEKKDSFNMAHLAMRMSGHINGVSKLHSQVSKNMWAFGWKGVPKDEIPIHAITNGVHLQSHLSHDMINLFNRYLGEEWIDNIDDQELWKKVDKIPDIELWRTHERRRERLVAFARQNLRKQLIRQGASFSEIEKANEVLDPKALTIGFARRFATYKRATLIFKDIERLKKILSNEEFPVQIIFAGKAHPQDEEGKKLIKEINQMSKLPEFRRKIVFLENYDMNIARYLVQGCDIWLNTPRRPLEASGTSGMKSAVNACLNLSILDGWWCEGYSPELGWAIGLGEEYEDLKYQDEVEANLIYQILEKEIVPMFYKRSQDDIPREWVQMMKNSLKKLPGYFNTHRMMKEYLQKFYLPGAKNKLDCCANDFVKIKEFVQWKNKVRQNWTSIRVENVQCSCNSEVYVGQNVKVKANVFLGDLSPDDVSVEIFYGKLNGSDTLESGSIAQMKALKKSDNYYEYEGEIPNDITGLKGYTIRVLPKNSMFTNKFEMGLIYWVQ; encoded by the coding sequence ATGCCAAAAGTAATTGGAAGTTATCAGGTTACACCAATTATCCCTGAAAAAATTTCTGGATTAAAAGAATTAGCTTATAATTTATTCTGGACATGGAATCCAGATATTTTTGATTTGTTTAGAAGAATTGATGAAGATCTATGGGAATCGACACAGCACAATCCTGTTTTAATGCTCGGGTTAATTTCACAGCAAAGATTAAATGAACTTGCAGAGGACTCAGGTTTCCTCTCTCATTATGCAAGGTCTATCAATAAATTGAATGAATATCTGCTCGAGGAAACCTGGTTTCAGAAAAAATACGGTAAGAACAATAAACATATTTATGCTTACTTTTCGATGGAATATGGATTGACTGATTGTTTGAAATTTTATTCCGGTGGTCTCGGTGTTCTTTCTGGCGATACATTAAAATCATCAAGTGATCTTGGATTACCACTCGTAGGAGTTGGACTTGCATATAAAGAAGGTTACTTTCAACAATATTTGAATTCAGAGGGCTGGCAACTGGAGACCTATCCAATAAACGATTTTTATAATTTGCCAATGACGCTTATTAGAGAGGAAAATGGTGAGCCGCTTAAAATTTCAATTGACTTCCCCAATAGAGAGTTGAAAGTTCAAATCTGGAAAATTCAAGTTGGGAGAGTACCCCTTTATTTACTCGATGCAAATGTTCCGGAGAATCCAGATGATTATCGTTCAATAACAAATGGTCTTTATAGAGGAACTATTGAAACAAGAATTCAACAGGAAATTATTCTAGGTGTTGGAGGAATTCGTGCGTTGAGGGCAATGGGTTATTGTCCTGAAATATGTCATATGAACGAAGGTCATAGTGCGTTTCTTTCTATTGAAAAGATCAGAATTTTAATGAGAGAAAATCATCTTACCTTTGAAGAGGCAAAACAAATCGGTTATATGACAAATGTATTTACCACACATACTCCAGTTCCCGCAGGATTTGATATTTTCTCTGGTGAATTGATGGAAAAATATTTCAAGCATATCAGAGAAGAACTTCATCTTTCCTATGAAGATTTTATGAGGCTTGGAAATCTTGATGATGAGAAAAAAGATTCATTTAATATGGCTCATCTTGCAATGAGAATGAGCGGACATATCAATGGTGTGAGTAAACTCCATAGTCAGGTTTCAAAAAATATGTGGGCTTTTGGCTGGAAAGGTGTCCCGAAAGATGAAATACCAATTCATGCAATTACTAATGGTGTTCATTTACAGTCTCATTTATCTCATGATATGATTAATTTATTTAATCGATACCTCGGTGAAGAATGGATTGATAACATTGATGATCAGGAATTATGGAAAAAAGTCGATAAGATTCCCGATATCGAATTATGGCGAACACACGAAAGAAGAAGAGAGCGTTTGGTTGCTTTTGCCAGACAAAATCTTAGAAAACAACTTATCAGACAGGGTGCTTCATTCAGCGAAATTGAAAAAGCTAACGAAGTTTTAGATCCAAAAGCACTTACAATCGGATTTGCAAGACGATTTGCAACTTACAAAAGAGCAACATTGATCTTTAAAGATATTGAGAGATTAAAAAAGATTTTGAGTAATGAAGAGTTTCCAGTTCAAATTATCTTCGCAGGAAAAGCCCACCCTCAGGATGAAGAAGGTAAAAAACTAATTAAAGAAATCAACCAAATGAGCAAACTTCCCGAGTTTAGGAGAAAAATAGTATTCCTCGAAAATTATGATATGAATATTGCCCGATATCTTGTTCAGGGTTGTGATATTTGGTTAAATACGCCAAGACGACCACTGGAAGCAAGTGGAACAAGCGGAATGAAATCTGCTGTTAATGCTTGTTTGAATTTAAGTATCCTTGATGGTTGGTGGTGTGAAGGATATAGTCCAGAACTCGGTTGGGCAATTGGTCTTGGAGAGGAATATGAAGATTTGAAATATCAGGATGAAGTTGAAGCGAATTTGATTTACCAGATTTTAGAAAAAGAAATTGTTCCAATGTTTTATAAACGAAGTCAGGATGATATTCCTCGGGAATGGGTTCAGATGATGAAAAACTCTTTAAAGAAATTACCGGGATATTTTAATACTCACAGAATGATGAAAGAATATTTACAAAAATTTTATTTACCCGGCGCTAAAAATAAACTCGATTGTTGTGCAAATGACTTTGTTAAAATTAAAGAATTCGTTCAATGGAAAAATAAGGTTCGGCAGAATTGGACAAGTATTCGAGTCGAGAATGTGCAATGTTCCTGTAATAGCGAAGTTTACGTTGGTCAAAATGTTAAAGTCAAGGCGAATGTTTTTCTTGGTGATTTATCTCCAGATGATGTTTCGGTAGAAATTTTTTATGGAAAACTCAATGGCTCAGACACACTTGAATCAGGAAGTATTGCTCAAATGAAAGCCCTGAAAAAGTCAGATAATTATTATGAGTATGAGGGAGAAATTCCAAACGATATAACCGGTTTGAAAGGATATACAATTCGAGTTTTACCCAAAAATTCAATGTTCACAAATAAATTTGAAATGGGTTTAATTTATTGGGTTCAATAA
- a CDS encoding NADH-quinone oxidoreductase subunit B, producing MGLETKLNVPYIATTIDAVIKWARKNSLWPMPLGISCCAIEMMAAADPRFDIARFGSEVMRFTPRQCDLLIVAGTVTYKMAKVVRKIYDQMPEPKWVISMGACASSGGMFRSYSVVQGIDQFVPVDVYVAGCPPRPENLLNAILEIQKKVGKTSTFEFDDKPMIELPVINERKN from the coding sequence ATGGGATTAGAAACAAAGCTTAATGTTCCATACATTGCAACGACTATAGATGCAGTTATCAAGTGGGCAAGAAAAAATTCTTTGTGGCCTATGCCTCTCGGAATTTCTTGCTGTGCAATTGAGATGATGGCAGCTGCCGATCCTCGATTTGATATTGCTCGTTTCGGTAGTGAAGTTATGAGATTTACTCCACGTCAATGTGATCTTTTAATTGTCGCTGGAACCGTCACGTATAAAATGGCTAAAGTTGTTAGAAAAATTTATGACCAGATGCCCGAACCGAAATGGGTCATATCGATGGGTGCTTGTGCTTCAAGCGGTGGAATGTTTAGATCATACTCAGTTGTGCAGGGGATCGATCAATTCGTTCCTGTTGATGTATATGTTGCTGGCTGTCCCCCACGTCCAGAAAATTTACTTAATGCAATTCTTGAAATCCAAAAGAAAGTTGGTAAAACCAGCACTTTTGAATTTGACGATAAACCAATGATTGAACTTCCGGTGATCAATGAAAGAAAAAATTGA
- a CDS encoding M28 family peptidase gives MKRYYQIISLILVFIVSCSTLKIPQTNPDIDQKDLFNHLSFLASDELKGRGTGTPEIDKASEYLAKYFKNLGLKPKGEDGYFQKFKVTTDLKLKENNSLFVKLNSQEINFTLKVDYQPTGFSGNGSVEGELVFAGYGIEAEDLGYNDYSDIDLKDKIALIMRYSPEGDKPDTKFGFKVQSNFKVSAAKNKGAKAVILFTGPNTVENDKLISLVPDPAAMNAGIPVVSINTEKAKEIFEKAGLDLLAIQKGIDSLQRPNSFKLQSSYAKVTVELEPVIKETRNVIAFLEGNDPQLKNEIVVIGAHYDHLGMGGRGSLASSKEPQVHNGADDNASGTSGVLELAEYFSARKNQLKRSLLFILFSGEELGLLGSKHFVDNPTVPINQIVAMINMDMIGRLNENRLTVYGTGTSPKWKPLLNKLNSDSSFKFNFIDGGFGPSDHSSFYSKNIPVLFFFTGTHQDYHKPSDDVDKINFAGMEKVLKLVSGVVTDLVSNPEKIEFTKVQGEAPQQGRRMNIRVYVGTIPDYSEQVEGFKIAGVNDGSPAEKAGLKAGDIIIKFGDKPVKNIYDYMYAMQGYKPGDKVDVVVLRNGQEVKVVIELGSR, from the coding sequence ATGAAAAGATATTATCAAATTATTTCTCTTATTTTAGTTTTTATTGTTTCTTGCTCAACCTTAAAAATCCCACAAACAAATCCAGATATAGATCAAAAGGACTTATTCAATCACTTAAGTTTTTTAGCATCAGATGAATTGAAAGGAAGAGGTACAGGAACACCAGAAATCGACAAAGCAAGCGAATATTTAGCTAAATATTTTAAGAATCTTGGATTGAAACCGAAGGGTGAAGATGGATATTTCCAAAAATTTAAAGTTACTACTGATTTAAAATTAAAAGAGAATAATTCGCTTTTTGTCAAATTAAATTCTCAAGAAATCAATTTTACACTTAAAGTAGATTATCAACCAACTGGATTTTCCGGTAATGGTTCTGTCGAAGGTGAATTAGTATTTGCTGGTTATGGTATTGAAGCCGAAGACCTCGGTTACAATGACTATTCTGATATCGATTTGAAGGATAAAATTGCCTTAATAATGAGATATTCCCCAGAAGGCGATAAACCTGATACAAAGTTTGGTTTCAAAGTTCAATCAAATTTCAAAGTATCTGCTGCAAAAAATAAAGGTGCCAAAGCAGTTATTCTATTTACAGGACCAAATACGGTTGAGAATGACAAGCTCATTTCTCTTGTTCCGGATCCTGCTGCAATGAATGCTGGTATTCCTGTTGTATCGATAAATACAGAAAAAGCGAAAGAGATTTTCGAAAAAGCTGGATTGGATTTATTGGCAATTCAAAAAGGGATTGATTCTTTGCAGAGACCAAATTCTTTTAAGCTTCAAAGTTCCTACGCAAAAGTAACTGTTGAACTTGAACCTGTGATTAAAGAAACCAGAAATGTAATTGCATTTCTTGAAGGGAATGATCCACAATTAAAAAATGAGATAGTTGTTATCGGTGCTCATTATGATCATCTTGGAATGGGTGGACGTGGGTCTCTCGCATCAAGTAAAGAGCCTCAAGTTCATAATGGAGCCGATGATAACGCATCTGGAACATCAGGAGTCTTAGAACTTGCTGAATATTTTTCAGCAAGAAAGAATCAATTAAAAAGAAGCCTCTTATTTATTCTTTTCTCTGGAGAAGAACTCGGCTTACTTGGTTCAAAACACTTTGTTGATAATCCAACTGTTCCTATCAACCAAATTGTTGCAATGATAAATATGGATATGATTGGGCGGTTGAACGAAAATCGGCTCACAGTTTATGGAACTGGAACTTCACCAAAATGGAAACCTCTGCTGAACAAATTGAACTCTGATTCATCATTCAAATTTAATTTCATTGACGGCGGATTTGGACCAAGTGATCATTCATCATTTTATTCTAAAAATATTCCTGTTTTGTTCTTCTTCACCGGAACACATCAAGACTATCACAAACCAAGTGATGATGTCGATAAAATTAATTTTGCTGGAATGGAAAAAGTTCTAAAGTTAGTCTCTGGTGTTGTAACCGACTTAGTTAGTAATCCAGAAAAAATTGAATTCACTAAAGTTCAAGGTGAGGCGCCCCAACAGGGAAGAAGAATGAATATTCGCGTTTATGTTGGAACAATCCCCGATTACTCAGAACAGGTTGAAGGTTTTAAAATTGCAGGTGTTAATGATGGAAGCCCGGCAGAAAAAGCAGGTTTGAAAGCTGGTGATATCATAATCAAATTTGGAGATAAACCAGTAAAAAATATTTATGATTATATGTATGCAATGCAAGGCTACAAACCTGGCGATAAAGTGGATGTTGTTGTATTGCGAAATGGTCAGGAAGTAAAAGTTGTCATTGAGCTTGGAAGCAGATAA
- the nuoF gene encoding NADH-quinone oxidoreductase subunit NuoF — protein MSIKILLKDIPDYHKIEVYRQHGGYETIKKALQKSPDEIIEEVKKSGLRGRGGACFPTGLKWSFMPKDKNIPKFLCINGDESEPGSFKDRQIFEFNPHQLIEGILISAYAIGAQTCYIYIRGEYVKWIRLMQKALDDAYEAGFVGEKMRETFDTDFYTNIYIHRGAGAYICGEESALMNSIEGKRGYPRVKPPFPAQYGLWGYPTTINNVETIANVPAIIKNGAEWFASIGEPKHPGTLLFGVSGHVNKPGVYELPTGTLLTDIIYKYAGGVPGNKKIKCVIPGGTSMPPIRGDQIEGLKMDAESLKQVGSAIGTGGIIVMDEDTDLVKVLARITKFYWHESCGQCTPCREGTGWMLKILNRILDGRGTSKDLDLLIDVANNIEGHTICALGDAAAWPVKFMIERFRDEFEARVNKSIKIDIPNKVHSMRKTVIPLNEIKINDN, from the coding sequence ATGAGCATAAAAATTTTATTAAAGGATATACCAGATTATCACAAAATTGAAGTTTATCGTCAGCATGGTGGTTATGAGACGATTAAAAAAGCACTTCAAAAATCTCCTGACGAAATAATAGAAGAAGTAAAAAAATCAGGCTTGAGGGGACGTGGTGGTGCTTGCTTCCCAACTGGTTTAAAATGGAGTTTCATGCCGAAGGATAAAAACATTCCTAAGTTTTTATGTATCAATGGAGATGAAAGTGAGCCTGGTTCATTTAAAGACAGACAAATTTTTGAATTTAATCCTCATCAATTAATTGAAGGAATTTTAATTTCAGCTTATGCAATTGGTGCACAAACCTGTTACATTTACATTCGTGGTGAGTATGTAAAATGGATTCGTTTGATGCAAAAAGCTTTAGACGATGCTTATGAAGCAGGTTTCGTTGGTGAGAAGATGAGAGAAACTTTTGATACTGATTTCTACACAAATATTTACATTCATCGTGGTGCTGGCGCTTACATTTGCGGAGAAGAATCTGCTTTGATGAATTCAATTGAAGGTAAGAGAGGATATCCAAGAGTAAAACCGCCTTTTCCAGCTCAGTATGGTTTATGGGGATATCCAACAACAATTAATAATGTTGAGACAATAGCAAATGTCCCGGCGATAATTAAAAATGGTGCTGAATGGTTTGCAAGCATTGGAGAACCCAAACATCCTGGTACTTTGCTTTTTGGTGTAAGTGGTCATGTCAATAAACCTGGAGTTTACGAGTTACCTACCGGTACTTTGTTGACTGATATCATCTACAAATATGCTGGTGGTGTTCCGGGAAATAAAAAAATTAAGTGTGTTATCCCTGGTGGAACATCAATGCCGCCAATTCGCGGTGATCAAATTGAAGGTTTGAAAATGGATGCTGAATCGCTTAAACAAGTTGGTTCAGCAATTGGAACTGGCGGAATTATCGTAATGGATGAAGACACAGATCTGGTTAAAGTTTTGGCGCGGATTACAAAATTCTACTGGCATGAATCCTGTGGACAGTGTACTCCTTGCCGTGAAGGAACAGGCTGGATGTTGAAAATTTTGAATCGCATTCTTGATGGAAGAGGAACAAGCAAAGATCTTGATTTATTAATTGATGTCGCAAATAATATTGAAGGTCATACAATTTGCGCTTTAGGCGATGCAGCTGCATGGCCAGTTAAATTTATGATTGAAAGATTTAGAGATGAATTTGAAGCTCGTGTAAATAAGTCAATTAAGATTGATATTCCCAATAAAGTTCACTCAATGAGAAAAACAGTAATTCCACTCAATGAAATAAAGATTAATGATAATTAA
- the nuoD gene encoding NADH dehydrogenase (quinone) subunit D — MNTPQEQSSYKSKILETLLTKATDVVIEDTLENGMVLNMGPQHPATHGVLRLLIHLDGETVIGCVPELGYLHRGYEKIAENSTYHEFIPHTDRLDYLAPLSNNTAFALAVEKLAGVEAPKRAQYIRMIISEMARIASHLVAIGTMAMDVGALTVLLWAFREREKLQDIMDLLTGARFTTSFTRIGGVALDWTPQCTAMLEDFLEHFDENLDEMERLLNTNRIFLERTEGIGVISAEQAIAMGLTGPNLRATGVDYDVRRAFPYLDYNNIDFNVITYKEGDSLARYWVRVDEMRESAKILRQCLEKMPSGDILAHDPKNVLPKKFDVYTKMEELIHDFMLVNFGLTPPVGEVYSSVENPKGELGFYIVSDGTGHPWRLKIRSPSFVNLQSLPLLIKGHMVSDIVAVIGSIDPVMGEADK; from the coding sequence ATGAATACACCACAAGAACAATCATCTTACAAAAGTAAAATTTTAGAAACGCTTTTAACCAAAGCTACTGATGTAGTCATTGAGGATACGCTTGAGAACGGAATGGTTCTCAATATGGGTCCTCAGCATCCAGCTACTCATGGTGTTCTGAGATTATTAATTCATCTGGATGGTGAAACAGTAATCGGTTGTGTTCCAGAACTCGGTTATTTACATCGTGGTTATGAGAAAATAGCTGAAAATTCAACTTATCATGAATTTATTCCACACACTGATAGATTGGATTATCTTGCACCATTAAGTAACAATACTGCGTTTGCTTTAGCGGTTGAAAAATTAGCTGGCGTTGAAGCACCTAAGAGAGCTCAATATATAAGAATGATCATCTCAGAGATGGCGAGAATTGCTTCGCATCTTGTTGCTATTGGAACAATGGCAATGGATGTTGGCGCTCTTACAGTTCTTCTCTGGGCTTTCCGCGAAAGAGAAAAACTTCAAGATATAATGGATTTGTTAACCGGTGCAAGATTTACTACAAGCTTTACTCGAATTGGAGGAGTTGCTCTCGATTGGACGCCTCAATGCACTGCAATGCTCGAAGATTTTCTTGAGCACTTTGATGAAAATTTAGATGAGATGGAAAGATTATTAAATACAAATCGAATCTTTCTTGAAAGAACTGAAGGAATAGGAGTTATTTCAGCTGAGCAAGCAATTGCAATGGGATTAACCGGTCCAAATTTAAGAGCAACAGGTGTAGATTACGATGTTCGTCGTGCTTTTCCATATCTTGATTATAATAATATTGATTTCAATGTCATTACTTACAAAGAAGGCGATTCGCTTGCAAGATATTGGGTTAGAGTAGATGAGATGAGAGAAAGCGCCAAAATATTGAGACAATGTCTTGAGAAAATGCCTTCCGGTGATATTCTTGCACATGATCCTAAAAATGTTCTTCCTAAAAAATTTGATGTTTATACCAAGATGGAAGAACTCATACATGATTTTATGTTAGTAAATTTTGGATTAACACCACCAGTTGGTGAAGTTTATTCGAGTGTTGAAAATCCAAAAGGGGAATTAGGTTTTTATATTGTCAGTGATGGAACAGGACACCCGTGGAGATTAAAAATAAGATCTCCCTCATTTGTAAATCTTCAAAGTCTTCCACTTTTAATTAAAGGACATATGGTTTCAGATATTGTTGCCGTCATAGGAAGTATTGATCCTGTGATGGGAGAGGCGGATAAATGA
- the phoU gene encoding phosphate signaling complex protein PhoU, whose protein sequence is MHKHFETELESLKTNITKMASLVDEMVEEAFIALKESNIELCKKIKARDREIDAYDNLIKTQCENILALFQPFAIDLRFILTALMVNNQLERCGDIAVNITQRVKPLMDYKFLLEESKVFEMGEIAKQMFKDAIDSFINRDSKLAEQIGDKDNIVDSYNKNIFRFLVDKMKTNNELIEPASHLMILSRHIERLADHSTNIAEDVIFMVNAEIVSHKHKLGHQ, encoded by the coding sequence ATGCATAAACATTTTGAAACCGAATTAGAATCTCTCAAGACCAACATCACTAAAATGGCAAGTCTGGTCGATGAAATGGTTGAGGAAGCATTTATTGCACTCAAAGAAAGCAATATTGAATTGTGTAAAAAGATAAAGGCTCGTGACCGTGAAATTGATGCATACGATAATTTAATTAAAACGCAATGTGAAAATATTCTTGCTCTGTTCCAACCATTTGCTATCGATTTGAGATTTATCTTAACTGCTTTAATGGTCAATAATCAACTTGAAAGATGTGGTGATATTGCAGTTAACATCACTCAAAGAGTTAAACCTTTGATGGATTATAAATTTCTTCTCGAGGAATCAAAAGTTTTTGAAATGGGAGAAATTGCAAAACAAATGTTTAAAGATGCAATCGACTCTTTTATTAATCGTGATTCAAAACTCGCTGAACAAATAGGTGATAAGGACAATATTGTTGATAGTTATAACAAAAATATCTTTCGTTTTTTAGTTGATAAAATGAAAACTAACAATGAATTGATCGAACCCGCATCTCATCTGATGATTTTATCCCGTCACATTGAAAGACTCGCTGATCACTCGACCAATATTGCTGAAGATGTAATTTTTATGGTCAATGCAGAAATAGTCTCACATAAGCACAAATTAGGACATCAGTAA
- a CDS encoding NADH-quinone oxidoreductase subunit A, producing the protein MIEQYIPLILAIFIALVFSVVMLKASSWFGPQRPNPEKLSTYESGMEPVRTARERFSVKFYIVAMLFIVFDIEVVFLYPWAVNLKNLSQSFGFFIIAEMFVFIIILLAGYFYLLKKGALKWD; encoded by the coding sequence ATGATTGAACAATATATACCACTTATTCTCGCAATATTCATCGCACTTGTTTTTTCAGTCGTGATGCTCAAAGCATCGTCATGGTTTGGACCTCAGAGACCAAATCCAGAAAAGCTTTCAACATACGAAAGCGGAATGGAACCCGTAAGAACTGCCCGCGAAAGATTCAGTGTTAAGTTTTATATCGTTGCAATGCTTTTTATTGTATTTGATATCGAAGTGGTTTTCTTATATCCATGGGCAGTTAATTTGAAAAATCTCAGTCAATCATTTGGATTTTTTATAATTGCTGAGATGTTTGTATTTATAATAATACTCTTAGCAGGTTATTTCTATCTGCTAAAGAAAGGAGCATTGAAATGGGATTAG
- the nuoE gene encoding NADH-quinone oxidoreductase subunit NuoE, translated as METTVEIQFTEQELQKIENLKTRYLKPDSVILEVLYLLQEKYGYISQEGMKYAAELLGITEEQVLGVVTFYTMFNTKPIGKYHLQVCTNVSCMLKGAYDLLKKLENELNIKKGETTSDGLFTISEVECLGSCGTAPVVQINEDYYENLNEEKLLQIIQELRNKTL; from the coding sequence ATGGAGACAACTGTGGAAATTCAATTCACCGAACAAGAACTTCAAAAAATTGAAAATTTAAAGACACGATATCTTAAACCTGACTCTGTTATTTTAGAAGTCCTTTACTTATTACAAGAAAAATATGGCTATATAAGTCAGGAAGGGATGAAATACGCCGCTGAATTGCTTGGAATTACTGAAGAGCAGGTGCTTGGTGTTGTGACTTTTTATACAATGTTCAATACAAAACCAATTGGGAAATATCATCTTCAGGTTTGTACTAATGTCTCGTGTATGCTTAAAGGTGCTTATGATCTTCTAAAAAAACTTGAGAATGAATTGAATATTAAAAAGGGCGAAACAACTTCAGATGGACTTTTCACGATTTCAGAAGTGGAATGCCTTGGAAGCTGTGGAACTGCTCCTGTAGTTCAGATCAATGAAGATTATTATGAAAATCTGAATGAAGAAAAATTACTTCAAATTATTCAAGAATTAAGAAATAAGACATTATGA
- a CDS encoding 8-oxo-dGTP diphosphatase has protein sequence MKLATLCYVFKGDKVLMINRNKRENDIHLGKWNGLGGKFNPGETPEECVIREVYEESGLLIKNPKLKGFLTFPAFDEEEDWYVFVFTANEFSGKLTESNEGELEWIEWERITELPLWEGDKYFLEWLNQERFFSAKFIYKNSKYITHSVIFY, from the coding sequence ATGAAACTTGCAACACTTTGTTATGTTTTTAAAGGCGATAAAGTTTTAATGATTAATCGAAATAAAAGAGAAAACGATATACATCTCGGAAAATGGAACGGACTAGGCGGTAAATTTAATCCCGGCGAAACTCCTGAAGAATGTGTAATTCGTGAAGTCTATGAGGAAAGCGGCTTGTTAATTAAAAATCCAAAACTAAAAGGTTTTCTTACATTTCCAGCTTTTGACGAAGAAGAAGATTGGTATGTATTCGTTTTTACTGCAAATGAATTTAGCGGCAAATTAACTGAATCGAATGAAGGTGAACTTGAGTGGATTGAGTGGGAGAGGATTACCGAACTCCCACTCTGGGAAGGTGATAAATATTTTCTTGAATGGTTAAATCAGGAGCGTTTCTTCTCAGCAAAATTCATTTACAAAAACTCGAAGTATATTACTCACTCGGTTATTTTTTATTGA